In Colwellia sp. PAMC 20917, a single genomic region encodes these proteins:
- the tyrS gene encoding tyrosine--tRNA ligase, whose translation MTDVSQAFAEIKRGAEEILLESELLEKLKTGKPLKIKAGFDPTAPDLHLGHTVLINKLRQFQQLGHEVIFLIGDFTGMIGDPTGKNVTRKALTREDVLANAETYKEQVFKILDPAKTTVAFNSTWMDKLGAAGMLKLASRQTVARMMERDDFKKRYTSGQSIAIHEFMYPLVQGWDSVALEADVELGGTDQKFNLLMGRELQKSEGQRPQTVLMMPLLEGLDGVQKMSKSLNNYIGITDSPTEMFGKIMSISDVLMWRYYELLSFKPMEEIAGYKTNIAEGMNPRDVKIDLAKELIARFHDDTAAEAAHQEFINRFQKGAMPDEIEDKLVKITDDSGDIAIANLLKEAGLVASTSDAMRMIKQGAAKIEGEKITDSKLRVASGTTAIYQVGKRKFAKVTVK comes from the coding sequence ATGACTGATGTCAGCCAAGCGTTTGCTGAAATTAAGCGTGGTGCAGAAGAAATTTTGCTAGAGAGTGAATTACTAGAAAAATTAAAAACAGGAAAGCCACTAAAAATTAAAGCAGGGTTTGACCCTACAGCACCAGACTTGCATCTAGGTCATACGGTATTAATTAATAAGTTGCGTCAGTTTCAACAACTTGGCCATGAAGTTATTTTCTTAATTGGCGACTTCACTGGCATGATAGGTGATCCAACCGGAAAAAATGTTACGCGTAAAGCACTAACAAGAGAAGACGTGCTGGCAAATGCTGAAACTTATAAAGAACAAGTTTTTAAAATTTTAGACCCAGCGAAAACAACGGTTGCTTTTAACTCTACCTGGATGGATAAGCTAGGCGCTGCTGGTATGTTAAAATTGGCATCTCGTCAGACGGTTGCCCGTATGATGGAACGTGATGATTTCAAAAAACGTTATACCAGCGGTCAATCTATTGCCATTCATGAGTTTATGTATCCTCTCGTTCAAGGCTGGGATTCTGTAGCCTTAGAAGCTGATGTTGAACTAGGTGGCACTGATCAGAAATTTAATTTGTTAATGGGGCGCGAATTACAAAAATCAGAGGGACAACGACCGCAAACAGTCTTAATGATGCCTCTTTTAGAGGGGTTAGACGGTGTACAGAAAATGTCTAAGTCGCTTAATAACTATATTGGAATAACGGATAGCCCAACAGAAATGTTTGGTAAAATAATGTCTATTTCAGATGTATTGATGTGGCGCTATTATGAACTGTTGAGTTTTAAGCCAATGGAAGAAATTGCTGGCTATAAAACAAATATTGCTGAAGGAATGAACCCTCGCGATGTGAAAATCGATTTAGCCAAAGAGTTAATTGCTCGTTTTCATGATGATACTGCGGCTGAAGCGGCACATCAAGAATTTATTAATCGCTTTCAAAAAGGCGCAATGCCTGATGAAATTGAGGATAAATTAGTTAAGATAACCGATGACAGTGGTGACATCGCTATTGCTAACCTACTAAAAGAAGCGGGCTTAGTAGCGAGTACTTCAGACGCCATGCGAATGATTAAACAAGGGGCGGCTAAAATTGAAGGTGAAAAAATTACCGACAGTAAGCTGCGTGTTGCTTCGGGGACTACGGCTATTTACCAAGTTGGCAAACGTAAATTTGCTAAAGTAACAGTAAAATAA
- a CDS encoding nitrous oxide reductase accessory protein NosL — MSSIKTPASFSKQKDAQTFAAEFGGKVINFTQVDLSVLM; from the coding sequence GTGAGCTCAATTAAAACACCTGCAAGTTTTAGTAAACAAAAAGATGCGCAAACCTTTGCAGCTGAATTTGGCGGTAAGGTCATTAATTTTACCCAAGTTGATTTATCTGTGTTGATGTAA
- a CDS encoding DUF4136 domain-containing protein → MLSGCTAYQPAISKYQTNFNFSKVSSYAFYKRNSEFGQFQNISYTTRNSIELAIEQVLDKNGFIYNTLDDADIVVTYHLVNENTKELLTYNNGVLYCSLCLRGGEAQADKKQWQTKPGSLIIDVLDPEKKRSVWRSVYPLKINAKTDNSREVQLKIYRAIDAMIDKYPHSRDASKANNA, encoded by the coding sequence ATGCTCTCAGGTTGTACAGCATACCAACCGGCCATTTCAAAATATCAAACTAACTTTAATTTTTCAAAGGTAAGCAGCTACGCTTTTTATAAGCGTAACTCTGAATTTGGCCAGTTTCAAAATATTAGTTATACCACGCGTAACAGTATTGAATTAGCCATAGAGCAAGTATTAGATAAGAATGGTTTTATTTATAATACCCTAGATGATGCTGATATTGTGGTTACTTATCATCTTGTTAATGAAAATACTAAGGAATTATTAACCTATAATAATGGGGTGCTTTATTGTTCTCTTTGTTTGCGTGGCGGTGAAGCGCAAGCCGACAAAAAACAGTGGCAAACTAAACCGGGAAGTTTGATTATTGACGTACTCGACCCTGAAAAAAAACGTTCAGTTTGGCGAAGTGTTTACCCTTTGAAAATTAATGCTAAAACCGATAATAGTAGAGAAGTTCAATTGAAAATTTATCGGGCTATTGATGCGATGATAGATAAATATCCTCACTCTCGTGATGCAAGTAAAGCTAACAATGCTTAA
- a CDS encoding ribonuclease E inhibitor RraB: MTFPNDETGQILAEMQDAGIDLSIIHPVVFFQLFEKKEQAQAMADYLAEHAPEMELVIHPDETPNVWDLDCTVKMLPCYDAIVAQEAQLEQLAAKYNGYNDGWGMEA; encoded by the coding sequence ATGACCTTTCCAAATGATGAAACAGGCCAAATTTTGGCTGAAATGCAAGATGCCGGTATTGATTTGTCTATTATTCATCCCGTCGTGTTTTTTCAATTGTTCGAAAAAAAAGAACAAGCCCAAGCAATGGCTGATTATTTAGCAGAACATGCACCTGAAATGGAATTAGTCATTCATCCTGATGAAACACCTAATGTTTGGGATTTAGATTGCACTGTAAAAATGCTACCTTGCTACGATGCGATTGTCGCGCAAGAAGCACAACTTGAACAACTTGCTGCAAAGTATAATGGCTATAACGATGGCTGGGGAATGGAGGCTTAA